One window from the genome of Vicugna pacos chromosome 23, VicPac4, whole genome shotgun sequence encodes:
- the F13B gene encoding coagulation factor XIII B chain has product MGSKDLAVIILLIISGELYAEEKPCGFPSVENGRIAQYYYTFERYYFPMSINQHLTFSCLAGHTTKTGRQEARIACTAAGWYPEPRCFKKCPKPDLRNGYIFDTKLSYNIQENMRYGCSSGYKTTAGQDEEVVQCLPDGWSSQPACRKEHEMCLAPELHHGNYSTTQKTFRVKDKVRYECAPGYHTASGKRTEEVECHSYGWALPPRCAKLKCSSLRLIENGYFHPVKQTYEEGDVVQFFCHKNYYLSGSDLIQCYNFGWYPESPVCEGRRSRCAPPPLPANSSVQAHAATYRHGAAVRVSCELHFEMQGPEEMRCENGKWTEPPRCVEAGEREACGEPPFVENAAAQPSSGRFHGGDKVTYACAAGYHLRGPPEIACRGGQWTAPPACAENTENCNAPPVVINGAVVGEPLTSYTTGSSVEYRCNEYYLLRGEKLSHCEQGKWSPPPVCLEPCTVNVDDMRRSNLEMKWQYEGKILHGDLIDFVCKQGYDLPPPTPLSELSVQCDRGRVKYPLCVRKEFKRTCASPPLIKNGVIKGSTAGTYENGSSVEYRCFEHYFLQGSREAYCSEGAWTAPPLCLEPCTLSLITMENNNLLLKWNFDDRPYIFHGEYVEFLCKGNTFISDFPSMGSELRVQCDRGQLKYPRCIQRERMLSYQEPLKT; this is encoded by the exons ATGGGATCAAAAGACTTGGCTGTTATTATCCTATTAATCATCTCAGGAGAACTCTATGCAGAAG AGAAACCCTGTGGTTTTCCGAGTGTGGAAAATGGACGGATTGCCCAATATTACTATACTTTTGAAAGATACTACTTTCCAATGAGCATAAATCAGCATTTGACCTTCTCCTGCTTGGCCGGTCACACAACTAAAACGGGGAGACAAGAGGCTCGCATCGCGTGCACAGCAGCCGGCTGGTACCCAGAACCACGGTGCTTCA aaaaaTGCCCTAAGCCTGACTTAAGAAATGGCTACATCTTTGATACAAAATTATCTTACAACATTCAAGAGAACATGCGCTACGGTTGTTCGTCAGGATATAAAACCACTGCAGGGCAGGATGAAGAAGTGGTTCAATGCCTCCCTGATGGATGGTCCTCTCAGCCAGCCTGTAGGAAGGAGCATG aaatgtGCTTGGCCCCTGAATTACATCATGGAAATTATTCCACAACACAGAAAACATTCAGAGTGAAGGACAAAGTACGATATGAATGTGCCCCCGGGTACCACACAGCTTCCGGGAAGAGGACGGAGGAGGTGGAATGTCACTCGTACGGGTGGGCTCTCCCCCCACGATGTGCCA aattaaaatgcTCTTCCTTAAGATTAATAGAAAATGGTTATTTTCATCCTGTAAAGCAAACCTATGAAGAAGGAGACGTAGTTCAGTTTTTCTGTCATAAAAATTATTACCTCAGTGGATCTGACctaattcagtgctataactTTGGTTGGTACCCAGAATCTCCTGTCTGTGAAg GAAGAAGAAGTCGGTGTGCCCCTCCGCCTCTGCCGGCCAACTCCAGCGTTCAAGCGCACGCGGCCACTTACCGCCACGGGGCAGCGGTGCGCGTGTCGTGTGAACTGCACTTCGAGATGCAGGGGCCGGAGGAGATGCGTTGTGAAAATGGAAAGTGGACAGAGCCTCCGAGATGCGTGG AGGCAGGCGAGCGGGAGGCCTGCGGCGAGCCACCCTTCGTTGAGAACGCGGCGGCGCAGCCCTCCTCCGGGCGCTTCCACGGCGGGGATAAGGTGACGTACGCGTGCGCAGCAGGGTACCACCTCCGTGGACCCCCGGAGATAGCCTGTCGCGGCGGGCAGTGGACCGCGCCCCCGGCGTGCGCGG aaaatacTGAGAATTGTAATGCTCCCCCTGTTGTAATAAACGGGGCTGTTGTTGGTGAACCACTGACCAGCTACACAACGGGATCCTCGGTGGAATATAGATGCAATGAGTACTACCTGTTGAGGGGAGAAAAGCTGTCTCACTGTGAACAAGGAAAATGGTCACCCCCACCTGTTTGCTTAG AGCCGTGCACTGTGAATGTGGACGACATGCGCAGAAGTAACCTGGAGATGAAGTGGCAGTATGAAGGGAAGATCTTACACGGAGACTTGATCGATTTTGTGTGCAAGCAGGGATATGACTTGCCCCCACCAACTCCGCTTTCCGAGTTGTCTGTGCAGTGCGACAGAGGACGAGTGAAGTATCCCTTATGCGTTAGGAAAG AATTTAAAAGAACGTGTGCGTCTCCCCCACTTATTAAGAATGGAGTCATCAAGGGGTCAACGGCGGGCACCTATGAAAACGGCTCCTCCGTGGAGTACAGGTGTTTCGAACACTATTTCCTGCAGGGGTCCCGGGAGGCCTACTGCTCAGAGGGCGCGTGGACGGCGCCGCCGCTGTGCTTAG agccTTGCACCTTATCTCTCAtcacaatggaaaataataatttactcCTGAAATGGAATTTTGACGATAGGCCTTATATTTTCCACGGCGAGTATGTTGAGTTTCTTTGTAAGGGAAATACTTTCATATCCGACTTCCCTAGCATGGGCTCTGAGCTCCGAGTGCAGTGTGACCGAGGGCAGTTAAAGTACCCGAGGTGCATTCAGAGAGAAAG GATGTTGTCTTATCAAGAACCcttaaagacataa